GGGCAATCTCAACTATACCACGGCCGGTATTACCACTTCCATCTCCGGCACCAACGGAGGCGCGACCATCGATGCCAATGGCAACACGGTCACCCTCAACGCGGCCCAGATCAACCTCGGCGCCTCTGGTTCGCTCACGAAGGCCGGAGCGGGCTCACTGGTCATCAACAACGACGCCGGCTTCTCCACGGGCACATGGAATGTCAACGCCGGATCCCTCAACATGGTCGGCTATTTCAACGGGGCCGCCGTCAACGTCGCCGGCGGCACGCTGAACCTCAATCGCGCGGGCGGGAGCCACTTCAGCCTGACCAGCACATCGACCAATACCCTTTCTTCGGGAGCCATCAGCAACACGGGAGATCTCTATCTGGGCTACAGCGCGGGCGGAAACGGCACGCTCAATCAGAGCGGGGGCACGCTTACGGTGACGGGCGATTTTTCGGTCGGCGGAAACGGCGGCGCGGGCACCTGGAACATCAGCGGTGGGTCGCAGAGCATCACCGGAGCACTGGCCGTCAATGCCAACAGCGCGATCAACATCAATACCAACGGCACGCTCACCAAAGCCGCGACGATCCAGAGCGGCGGCGTTGTCAACATCAACGGCGGCTCGCTCACCGCGGCCCCGACGATCGCTTCCGGTGGCCAGCTCAACATCAATAGCGGCGGCACGCTCAGCAATACCCCGACGTTTCAGGGTGGCGGCCTCGTCTCCCTCAACAGCGGCGGTGCTTTGACGACCGCCGAAAATTTCACGATCGGTGCGGGCGGCACGCTCAAATTCAACGGCGGAACGGCCTCCATCAACGGCGGGACCGGCTACCTCTTCAATAACGGCACGCTGGACGTGAATGGCCAGACCGTCGCCGCTGGATCCTACGAGGCCGCCCAGATGGCCAGCACCGGCAGTAAATTGGCAAACTCCAGTTCAACCGCGGCCACCATCGTCGGCACCGGCAACAAGAACACGGTGTGGATCAATGCTGCCGGCGCGGTCATCGAGACCGTGGGCAATCTGACCATCGGTTCGATCGTCACCGATGGTGATGCCACCTACGGCTTCACCAAGACCGGGGCTGGCACGCTCGTGCTCACGCACGCAGGCAACGACTACGCGGGCGAGACCCGGCTTGCGGCCGGCGGCCTGTCGATCGGCAGCGCGACGGCACTGCAAAACTCGACCTTGAACCTCGATGCGGCCGATGCCGGCACGGTGACGGCGATCGGGCAAAATTCCACCCTCGGCGGACTCTCCGGCTCGCGCAATCTCAACATGTTCACCCGCACGCTCAGCATCGGCAACAACAACGCGAGCACCACTTACAGCGGCCAGCTTTCCAACGGCGCCCTCACCAAGATCGGCACCGGCACACTCACCCTCACCGGCAGCAACAGCTACACCGGATCAACCACACTCAACGGCGGAACGTTGCGCGTGCAACATCTCGGCGCGCTCGGCTCCGGCGCCATCACGCAGTCGAGCGGTGCTTCGACGCTCGTCATCGACACCACCGGCACCCTGACCAACACGATGAGCATCTACAACATTGCCACGTTGCAGACCGTCACCTTGAGCGGGGCCAAGACCTTGAACAACGCGACTTATGACATCGCGGCGAACACAACCACGACGGAATCGGGGGCGCTTTCCGGCACCGGCGGCGTGAACAAGATCGGCGCGGGCACGTTGGTTCTGGCGGGGAGCACCAACAACACCTACACCGGCGCGACGGTGGTCGGGGCCGGTTCTCTCGTGCTGAGCAATTCCTCCGGCAATGCGATCAACAATTCGTCCTCCATCACGGTTGATTCCGGCGCCTCGCTCATCCTCCGCGCGAGCAACCAGATCGGCAACGGGATCGGGCTTGTCCTCAACGGCGGCACGTTCATTGTCGGGACTTCAACGGCCGGATATTCGGAAACGCTCGGGACACTGACGCTCAACGCCAGTTCGACCATCGATCTCGGCGCCGCCACCAATGTGCGCTTCCTGCAGTTCGCCAACAGCGCGAGCATTACATGGGCGACCAATGCCGTGCTCACCATCACGAATTGGCAGGGGCAATACCTCCAGTCGAGCGATGTGGCCGAGGTTCTCTTCGGCACGAGCGGGCTCACCGCCACGCAACTCGGGCAGATCTACTTCGCCAACCAGAACATCAGCGGTGGTGTTCTTATCGGTGGCAACGGCGAACTCGTCCCGATTCCCGAGGCCAATGTCATCTGGGGCGCCGCGGCGATTGCCCTGGCCGTCGGTTGGCGCGAACGGCGGCGCCTGGCGCTGATCGTCCGCCGGTTGCGCGGCAAGCGGGATTGCTGAAAAATCCGCGCTCTCGCAGAGGGTTCCGCACTGCCAAAAGTGCTGCCACATCGCGGGGTTGGTGGACGGCGAGTCCCGGCCGAGGGAAATCCGCGGCGGCATTGCCCGTGACAATCCCGTCGACGGCGGCTGCCGCGCCAGCATGAGAGGCATCGCTACCCACTCGCGCCTTGCCATCCGCCCCGCCATGACCCTGCGCCACCACGCGAGGTTTCGGGATAGGTTCTGGTGCCGCGCCCTCGTTTTCCATCCCGCTCAAACCCTCAGATGGTGAGGGGACGAAGGGATAAAAAGGTTCTTCGTGAAATTCCGTGGGTTTAGCTGTTGGTGAAGCGAGGGCGCATATCGAGCCCACCGCAATAGAAGAGGATGCGGATGCGGTAGGCGGCGAAGTCGCTGAAGCCAACGCCCGCGTGCAAGAAAGCAGGTCGGCCAAGCGGTCGCTGGAGTGACCCGGTCTTGGTGTTGCCGAGATGGGACTATCCGCCGGCCCAAGTTTGCGATTCTCCGGCGGTGAGAGGGGCAGGTCTCATGTCGCCATCTTGACGTCACGGAGCATGCTGTTAAAGTGATGGCATGACGCGCACTCAGATCCAGTTGCCGGACGAAGTCTACGCCCGCGCCAAGCGGCTTTGTGAGGCGAGGGAAATCTCGCTGGCCGAGTTGGCCCGGCGCGGCATCGAATACATCCTCAGCGTTTACACGCCCACGCCCGCGAGCCCCGGGGAGTGGCATTTGCCCAAGCCGCGCAACCTTGGCTGGAAAGGGCTCAGCCATGCGGAGGTCAAAGAGCAAGCACAGTTGACCAACGCCGAGTTGCGGCACGGCGCCAAATCCAAGCGGCGGTGACGATGCTCTCGATGGATACCAACCTGCTGCTGTATGCCTTCAACGAGGCGTCACCGTGGCACCAGCAAGCTTACCGTTGGATGACTTCCATCCAGCGCGACGAGGACGTGGCCGTTTCCGAGTTCATCCTTGCCGAGTTCTACGGCCTGCTGCGCAATCCCGCCGTGCTCAAGCGTCCGCTGGATGCCGCGGAAGCCGTGGACGTCATTCAAGCCTACCGCCATCACCCGCGCTGGCGTTTGCTCGGCTTCCCGCCCGAGAGCCGTTCCCTACACGATGCCCTGTGGGAAAAGGCGGCCGGCAAAACGTTCGCTTTCCGTCGTATTTATGACACCCGCAGCGCCCTGACGATGGTGGTCCAAGGAGTGACCGAGTTCGCCACGGTGAATACGAAGGACTTCGAGGGCGTGGGGTTCCGCCGAGTCTGGAGCCCGTTGGAAGCATGACAGCGGGCGCCGAACCGGCTATGGCCCACGCCCCCCGGCCGAGCGGAGGGGCTGGGGAACCATACGGATTACAACGACGGACTGGTCTTGGGGGTCGGCTTGGAAGTCGGGGCGACGGTCACCGCGTGGCTGACCGGTGACCGCCAACTGTTGCTGCGGCCCGAGGATCTGGGCGAGGAGCGCACTGCCAAACTGGACGCCTTGCGCCTGGTGGAGGCCAGTTCGTGGGCAAACTAATACCAAACACTAACCCGCATATTTCACCGGTCGATTATTTTGGCGGTTTGCGCCGGGATGATTCGGCAGTGGGATGATTTGGGCGTGTTTTTTGCCGTGGGCGCGTGATTTGGGCACACCGCCCCTGATCCCCATTGTTTTTTTTGGTGCCGGGGACAGCACCATGAAGGGTCAGGCCGAGTTGAGGCGCCCGAGCATGGTGGCAAAGAGTTGCTGGTGGGGATAAGCGCTGGAAAAGAGCAGGCGGATGCGGCGCGTGTTGCGCAAGATGACCGTGCCGATCTTGAGCAACTTGAGCCGGATGGTGGTGACTTGGGCGCGGGGAACAAAAAGCAGTTCGAGCCGGTTGTCCCCATCGACCTCCAGGGCCTCGTAAAGATAGCCCCACTGATACTTGGTGGCGTAGGGAGCATGAACCCGCACCGAGCGCAGCCCCCAGCACCGGCGGATGACGGGCAAAAGTCCGTAACGATGTTCGTCAGCCACCCACAAGTGCACCGGACGCTGAGGATCTTCGATCATAGCCAGCAACCGCTCGGCGGCTTCTTGGCGGAAGGCCGCCACTTGCGCCTCATCTTTTCGCACGTGGGTCTTGCGCGGCACCCGCAAGACCCCGCCGACTTTTCCCAACTGGTAATACAAGGCGTTCAAGGAAAGCGTGCGCCCGGTGCGCTCCCGCACCCAGCGCTGCACGTCTTTGGCCCGCACAAAGGCCCCGCACCGCAACTTCTCCACCAGCTCCCGCTGCAGCCGACCGCTGATCAACCCGGGACGGCCGATGCCGTAATCGCGTTGCAGCAAACCTTCCACACCCTTTTCTTCAAACACCCGCAGATAGTTGAACACCGTGGCACGACTCACCCCGACCACCTCGGCAATCTCTTGCGCGCTGTGCTCGTGCCGCGCCACCAAGCGGATGACCCGCAAACGCTGCCGCGCCCAATCCCGACGCTCGCTCTTCCAAGCTTCTTTCAGTTCCGAGAGCCTCAGCTCTCCCAACTCAGGTAGTCGTCTGGCCATCCCTCCTTTATGAACCAACACCCGCCGCCTGTATAGTCGAAAACCTTTTGGTGTTTGGTATGATACCGATCGCGAAAAAGTCCTTCGTCCGTTGGCTCTCCTCGGCAGGGACGGTCAGGTAGGGCGCGACGTCCCCGGCGCGCCGTTGCAATCGGCCGTCGCGCCACAACTCAAAGCAAACCGTTGGCAATGAGCTTCAAGACCACGGCGAATTGCAGCCAGAACATCTCGTTCTTGCCGCCGAGAGCCACGGCGTAGAGACGCTTCCCGTTTTCCTCCCAGACCAACGCAACACAATGCGAAGCCGCCGCGGTATACCCGACCTTGCCCGCGCGGCAGTTGGGGTGACGATGCAGAATGCGGTTCGAGTTGCGAAGCTGCGTCATTTTGCCATTCGCTTGGCGCCAGTTGAGGAACTTCGCCGAGTCCGCCTGCCGGATCAAAGGATTGGCGTAAGCCGCTCGGAGAATCTTCACCATATCGGCCGCGGTGGAATATTGCCCGGCGACGGTGAAACCCGCGCTGTCCTTGAAAACCGAGTTGGTCGCGCCGACGCGCCGCGCCATCGCCGTCATCTTTGCCCAGAAC
This DNA window, taken from Chthoniobacterales bacterium, encodes the following:
- a CDS encoding PIN domain-containing protein; the protein is MLSMDTNLLLYAFNEASPWHQQAYRWMTSIQRDEDVAVSEFILAEFYGLLRNPAVLKRPLDAAEAVDVIQAYRHHPRWRLLGFPPESRSLHDALWEKAAGKTFAFRRIYDTRSALTMVVQGVTEFATVNTKDFEGVGFRRVWSPLEA
- a CDS encoding helix-turn-helix domain-containing protein; translated protein: MARRLPELGELRLSELKEAWKSERRDWARQRLRVIRLVARHEHSAQEIAEVVGVSRATVFNYLRVFEEKGVEGLLQRDYGIGRPGLISGRLQRELVEKLRCGAFVRAKDVQRWVRERTGRTLSLNALYYQLGKVGGVLRVPRKTHVRKDEAQVAAFRQEAAERLLAMIEDPQRPVHLWVADEHRYGLLPVIRRCWGLRSVRVHAPYATKYQWGYLYEALEVDGDNRLELLFVPRAQVTTIRLKLLKIGTVILRNTRRIRLLFSSAYPHQQLFATMLGRLNSA
- a CDS encoding D-alanyl-D-alanine carboxypeptidase, whose product is AASGKPSAKQLISAEAMLVVDGATGKSLLAQSESRRGQVASLQKLVTAMVIVEAGNLDKPVTVTAQDASCQPTKLPNSVGGTYTRRELLQAMLVLSANDAARALARDNSGNEAAFWAKMTAMARRVGATNSVFKDSAGFTVAGQYSTAADMVKILRAAYANPLIRQADSAKFLNWRQANGKMTQLRNSNRILHRHPNCRAGKVGYTAAASHCVALVWEENGKRLYAVALGGKNEMFWLQFAVVLKLIANGLL